ACGCCCCCGACGCGGCGGCCGACGCCGCGGCGTTCGGCCTCGGCCACGGCTGGTGGCTGCTGGGCGTGCTCGTCCTGACCGGACTGATCGCGGGCCTGCTGACCGGCTGGATCTCGCGCTGGCGCTTCGCCGTCTGGAGGACCCACTGATGTTCCGTACGAGACGCGTGCTCGCCGGCACGCTGCTGACCGGTCTCGCCCTGCTGACCGGGGCGGGTGCCGCCGTCGCGGACGACCCCTCGCCGAGCCCGAGCGCCTCCGCCGAGGGCTCGGGGCCCACGGAGGCGGGCACCACCTTCCGTACCGCCACGGCGCTCCAGCAGGACCAGCTCGCCACCGCCGGCGCCTCCACCGGGGACTACCTGTACTGGGTCTTCCCCTCCGACGCCGGACAGCGTGCCACGGTCAAGGCGAAGGTCACCCTGCCGGAGAACACCGCCCGCCACGGCGACTCGACCTGGCAGGTGGACGTGTACGACGGGCTGCGCCGCCGCCAGGCCTGCATGTACGGGAAGCAGACCGGCAAGGTCGCGGCCGACGCCGCCACGGTCGAACTCACCTGTGTCCTGCGTACGGTCAGGGCCTGGTCCGAACCGTGGGCCAACGACCCGCTGCCCGGCAGCTACTACGTCCGCCTCACGGTCGTCGACCTGCCCTCGGCGGACCTCGGACTGCCGGTGCAGACAGAGGTCCGGGTCACGGCGGCCGACAAGGGTGGCGCGGCCGATGTCGACGGCAGCCTCTCCAAGCCGCTGGTCCCTGGCGTGTCCACGGTCGAGCAGGCCGCCGACGGAGCCTCGGCGGCCCCGGTCGCCGTGGCCGGCGAACCGGAGGACGGCTGGTCCTCCGGCTGGTGGACCGACCGCTGGCTGTGGACGGTCGGCGGCGGAGTGCTGGGCGCGTTCGCGGCCGTCTTCGGCTACTCGCTGACGCGCGGCAGCGGCCGCCCGTCCAGGGTCCCGCCGGGCGTCTGACGGCCCACTGTCGGGCAGGCCGGCTGACCGGCCTGCCCGACGCGTGGCCGGATGCCACCGAGTGGCAGCCCCCCGTCGCCTCGAAGATCATGGCCCAGTCAGGATCGGCCAGCTCCTCGCTACGGGAGGCCCACCCCGTGTGGCAGTTCTTCGCGGACAATCCCTGGGTGGCCGTGTTCGCCGTCATCACCGTCGGCTCGCTGCTCGGAATGGTCCGGTTCGGCCCGGTGAAACTCGGCGCGGCCGGTGTCCTGTTCGTCGGCCTGCTGGTCGGCGCACTGGACAAGGACATCGCGCCCGCCGTCCCCGCCGGTGTCTCGGCGCTGGGTCTGGCCCTGTACGTGTACACCGTCGGGCTGGAGTCGGGGCCCGCGTTCTTCCGTGAACTGCGCAGCCAGCTGCCGGTGATGGCCGGTGCGGTGGTGGCGCTCGCGCTCACCGCGGTCGTGGTCGGCTACGTGGGGCACAGCGGCTTCGGCATCAGCGGACCGTTCCTGGCCGGCGGCTACGCGGGCATCGGCACCACCACACCGGGCCTGGCCGCCGCTCAGGAGGCCTCGGCCGATCCGGCACAGCCCGCGGTCGGGTACGCGATCGGCTATCCGCTCGCCGTGGTCATCACCATCCTGTTCGTCTCCGCGATCGCCGCCCGCCGCCGCTGGGTGGCACGCCGCGACCCCGACTCCGGGCTGCCGCCCGTCCTCGTCACCCGTACGGTCCAGGTGGACCACGAGACGGAGTGGAACGAGGTGCCGGGCGTCGCGGACCACCGGGTGCTGGCCAGCGAGTACCGCCCCGAGGGCGGCGACGTCCAGGTGGCGCGCGGCCTGGACCGGCTGCGCCCCGGTGACCTCATCGTGCTGGTCGGCGGCGAGGACGACGTACGCGTCGCGACCGAGCGGCTGGGCTCGACCGCCCCCGTCCATCTCCTCGACAACCGGCGGACGGTCGACTACCGCCGGGTCCTGCTCACGAACCCGGCACTCGCCGGCCACACGATCGCCGAGCTCGGTCTGGGCGAGCGGTACGGCGCGGCGGTCAGCCGGGTCCGTCGCGGCGACGTCGACATGCTCGCCCACGACGACCTCGTGCTCCAGCTCGATGACCGGGTACGCGTGGTGATGCCGCGCGAACGGATCACCGAGGTCTCCACGTACCTCGGTGACACCGAGGCGAAGGTCAGCGAGGTGAGCGCGGTGAGCCTCGGGCTCGGGCTCACGCTCGGCTTCCTGATCGCCATCCCCTCCGTCACCTTCGGCTCCACCACCCTCGCCCTCGGGACGGGCGCCGGTCCGCTGGTGATGGGCATGATCCTGGGCTGGCGCCGACGCACCGGCCCTCTGGTCTGGACCCTGCCGACCCGGGCGAACCTCACGCTGCGCCAGATCGGGCTGCTGCTGTTCCTCGCGGTCGTCGGCCTCACCTCCGGCTACTCCTTCCGCCAGAACGCGTTCTCCCTGTTCGGCCTGAAGCTGGTGGCCGTACTGGTGATCGGCGCGGTGGTCAGCTACACGCTGATGGTGCTGATCGCGAAGGCTCTCGGGCAGAGCAGGGAGCGGACGATGGGCCTGCTGTCCGGGTACGTGGGCAACCCGGCGATCACCGCGTACGCCAACAGCCGGGTCAGCGACAGCCGTGTCAACAACGGGTACTCGACGCTGTTCGCGCTGGCCATCCTGGTCAAGATCGTCTGCATTCAGCTGATCGTCGGGCTCTGAGCCCCGCGGGCGCTCAACTGGGAGCCCAGCTCACGAAAGCCCAACGCCCTGGCCACGCTGCGCGACGCCGCCGGCCGCGCCCGCCACTGCGGCAGCCGGCCGGCTGCGAGGGCCTGCGCGGTCGCGGCGGAGGCCACCTGCCGGGCCAGTCCCCGGCCCCGCACATGAGGTGCCGTCAGCACGCACAGGTGGGCGGTGTCCCCCGGCCAGTCCCGGTACCCCGCCGCCGCGACGACTGCGTCCCCGTGCCGTACGACGAACACCGGAGAGGTGATCTCGTCGAGGCCGCACTCCCCCGCGTCCTCCTCGCTCACCGAAGCGAGCAGCCGGAGAAGATCTCCATGGCCTGCGGGCAGACGGTCGACCTCGACGCTTCCCGGTCGTGACGGGGCGAAGTCGCCGGCGGACAGATAGGCGAGGGTGGCGGGCCCGAGCACCTCGGCGACCGGCCACGCCCCGGCGACCGCACCGGGATCGGTGAACGACGGGGTGGGGACACCGGCCAGGGCACGGCGGACGGCGTGCGCCACGTCGTCCGTGGGCGCGGTGACGATGGCCGCGTCGCCCAGGAGCACGGTGCCCACCCATCCCGGCGGTGCCAGGGCCGACGCGGGGGCCGTGACCACCGTCGGACCGCCGGCCGACGCGAACGAGACGGGCACCCCGGCCAGCGACTCCCACAGGAGGCGGGCGCGTGCCATGAGGGGATCGGTGTTCATGGCCGGATCCTGCCATCGGGCGGCGGTGAACTCCTCCTGCTTTTCCGGGACGCCGCGTGGGGGCGCCGCGCTCAGACGCTGTCCGCGGCAAACGGTCCGTCGCCGGTAAAGGCAAGGCCGGCGAAGCGCTTGCCCATGCGACGGTGGGTCGCCGCGTCCGGGTGGAGCGCGTCCGGCAGCGGCAGTTCGGCCAAGTCCTTCTCGCCGTAGAGGCTGCGGCCGTCGACGTAGTACAGGTGCGGATCGTCGGCCGAGCGCTGTGTCACGAGGCGGCTCAGTTCGTCCCGGATGACGTTGAGCGTCAGCTTCCCGGCCGCCCGTTCCGCCGGATCGCCCATCGCTGTGAACCGGAGCCTGCCCTCGGCAAGGCCGGAGAAGTCCGGGGCACTGGGGCCCGGGGTGTCCTCGTGAATGGGGCACAGGATGGGCGAGACGACCAGCAACGGGGTGTCCGGATGTCCCTCGCGGATGGTGTCGAGGAAGCCGTGCACCGCCGGGGCGAAGGCACGCAGGCGCATCACGTCGGCGTTGACGAGGTTGATCCCGATCTTGACGCTGATCAGGTCCGCGGGGGTGTCGCGCATCGCGCGGGCGGTGAACGGGTCGAGCAGGGCGCTGCCGCCCAGGCCCAGGTTGATGAGTTCCACGCCGCCGAGGGAGGCGGCGAGGGCCGGCCAGGTGGTGGAGGGGCTCGCCGCGTCCGAACCGTGGCTGATCGAGCTGCCGTGGTGCAGCCACACCCGTCGCCCGCGGTCCGGGGCGGGCTCGATGGGGGCGTCGGTGCGCAGCGCGACGAGTTCGGTGCTCTCGTTGTACGGCAGCCAGAGCTCGACGTCCTTGGCGTCCTCGCCCAGACCGTCGAACCGGACGGTGCCCACCGGGCCGGGCCGGACGTCGACGGAGCCGGTGGTCATGTCGACCATGAGGACGTTGCCGCCGCTCGCGTCGGCCTGTCCGGCGAGACGGCCGTCGACGACGAGGTCGTACACACCGTCGGGGCGGGGCGGGGCGCCCGTGTACTCCGTCTTGGTGCGCAGGGCGTCCAGCTCGATGATGTCGGCCCCGGTGCGGAACACCAGCCGTACGCCGGAGGGCTGGGCCTCCGCCATGGCCAGCTGGCCGTCGGCGCACTGTGCGCGGGCGCGGGCGGGCAGCCGGTGCGGGCGCAGGCCGCGCTCGGTCCGCTCCAGGTCCAGGGCGCCGCGCACGAGGCCGGCGGAGAGGGGCGTGGTGATCAGTTCGGGTCCGGTGTCCATGTCTCTGCCTGCTACTCGGTGGGGGGGTGGTCGTCGGTGGTGCGCAGGTGGCGCGGAACGTCAGGGTGCGGGCCAGTTCCGCAGCAGGGCGTCCAAGGCGTCCACAACGCGTGTCCAGGACTCCTGCGAGTCGGGGGCGCTGTGGCTGAAACCCCCCTGCATCTCCAGGCTGACGTAGCCGTGGAAGACGCTGCCCAGCAGCCGGACCGCGTGCGTCTGGTCCGGTTCCGTCAGGTCGTAGCCGCGCAGGATCGCCCGCGTCATCCGGGCGTGCCGGCCGCCGGCACTGGCGGCGGCCGCCTCCGGGTCGAGCTTGAACTGGGCTGCGGCATAACGGCCGGGGTGTTCCCGGGCGTAGTCGCGGTAGACGTTCGCGAAGGCGCTCAGCGCGTCCTTGCCGGCCCGGCCCGCCAGGGCGGCCGCACCACGGTCGGCGAGCTCCTCCAGGGCGAGCAGGGCGATTCTGGTCCTGAGGTCGTGGGAGTTCTTCAGATGCGAGTACAGGCTCGCGACCTTGACGTCGAACCGCCGGGCGAGAGCCGACACGGTCACCTGCTCGAAGCCGACCTCGTCGGCCAGCTCGGCACCGGCCTGCGCCAGGCGGTCCGGGGTCAGTCCTGCACGCACCATCGCCTTCTCCTCATTCTCGACATCACCCATGGTGCATTTACCTAATGGTTTTAGGCAAATGGGATCCACTCCTAGGCTGATCGGCAAGGTCGGGTTCGCCTTGGCGATCACGTCACAGGGCCGCCCCGCCACCCGCCACACGTCCCGGCTACTCTCGACAACTCACGTACTCCACAAGGCCGGTGACGCGCCACCCAGCCCGGCCGGACCGTCAGAGCGGAGACCTTTCATGTCCACGGAGACCGGCCCGGCCGTCGATGCCGAGCCGCGCGGCCACAGGATCGCCCCGGGCCCGAAGGGGCTCCCCTTCCTCGGGAACATGCCGCAGTTCGGCAAGAACCCCCTCGCGTTCTTCGAGCGGCTGCGCAGCCACGGCGACATGGTCCGGTGGCGCTTCGGCCCCAACTCCTGCCTGTTCATAGCCGATCCGGAGTGCATCGGCGAACTGCTCACCGAGACGGAACGCACCTTCGACCAGCCGGCGCTCGGCATCGCCTTCCGTACCGTGATGGGCAACGGCATCGTGGTGGCGCGCGGCAGCGACTGGCGGCGCAAGCGGTCGCTCGTGCAGCCGTCCGTACGGCCCAAGCAGGTGCGGTCGTACGCGGCGACCATGGCGGGCAGCACGGTGGAACTCGCCGACACCTGGTCGGGCGGTGAACGCATCGACATCAAGCGGGAGATGGCGGCGCTGACACAGAAGATCGCCGTCCGCACGATCTTCGGTGTCGACACCCCCGCCGACGCCGATTCGATGGGCCGCGCCATGGACGTGGCGCAGGCGGAGATCGGCAAGGAGTTCGCAGGGATCGGCGCACTGCTGCCGGACTGGGTGCCCACCCCGGGAAGGGCCAGGATCAAGAAGGCCGCCGCGGTCATCGACGCCGAGGTGGGCCGGGTCGTCGCCCGGCACCGCGACGGCGGGGACGAACGCCCGGACCTGCTCAGCCGGCTGCTCACCGCCGTCGACGAGACGGGGGCGCGGCTCACGGACAAGGAGATCCGCGACGAGACGGTCACGCTGTACATCGGCGGCCACGAGACGACCAGTTCGACGCTGGTGTGGGCCTGGTACCTCCTGTCCCGCAACCCCGGCACGCGGGCCGCACTGGCCGAGGAGCTGGACCGGGTGCTCGGCGATCGCGAACCGGGGTTCGACGACTACGCACAGCTCCCGTACGCCCAGGCGGTGGTCAAGGAGACACTGCGGCTCTACCCCACGATCTGGCTGGTGACCGGGGTCGCGAAGGAGGGCGCCCGGATCGGCGGGCTGCCGATCCCGGAGGGCACCAGGGTGTGGAGCAGCCAGTGGGCCACGCACCGGGACGAGCGGTGGTTTCCCGAGCCTGAGGAGTTCCGTCCGGAGCGCTGGGACGCGGAGGCGGGCGACGAGATCGCGGAGTACGCCTGGTTCCCGTTCGGCGGCGGCCCCCGGGTCTGTCTGGGCACGCGGTTCGCGATGGTCGAGGCGGTACTGATCCTGGCGGTGCTCGCGCGGCGCTTCGAGCTGGATGTCGACCCGGGTACGGTCAATCCGGTGCCGACGCTGACGCTGCAGCCGGACCGCGAGGTGATGGCCACGGTCCGGGCGCGGCAGGGCTAGCTGATGGGGCGGGATCCGGATCCCTGACCGGAGCAGGAGCGGCGCGCCAAGGTACGGGTGCATGGTCGCGGTTCCTGCCGTCAGGTCGCTTTGCCGGCCGAGCAGCAACCACACCCCCCGCAGCCAAGGACAGCAACCATGCGCATGCGTACCGCTCTCGCACTTCCCGCGCTCGCGGTCATCGCGATCGTCGGCCTGGCCGGCACGGCCGCGGGACGGCGACGGCGGTAACGGCAATGGCGACGGCACGACCGCGACCCAGACCATCAGCGACAACACGGTCTCCGACTCGGCGTTCCTCGGTCATGTGTTCCAGGCAGGCAACACCGGCATCCAGCAGACGCCGGTCACGATCACGTTCGCCGAGATCGGCGACTGACGTGCACTCCCGGCCAGCAGGCCACCCTTCAGGGCGGCCTGCGGGCCGGGGCGCGACCACGGACCCCATCGCATGCTCGACAGATACTGAACCGATATATCCGATCTATCGCCATGAATCAGGCATACCGTTCAGAATGTTCCTGTCGGCCGTACTGGCCACCGGTGCCCTCTGGCCATGGCCAGAGGTCCCGACCGCAGGCTGTCGATCCAAGGGGAGACACCTCATGCGTCCGAGTTCCGCTCTCACCGCCGCCCTCACCGCGGCGGCCGCCCTGGCCCTGACCGCCACCGGCGCGTCGGCCACCGCCGGCGCGGCCACCACCGGGTCGTCGGGCCGCCCGGCCCACTGCCAGGAGAAGGCGCTGCGGATCTCCGCATCGCCCGGCAAGCAGCACAACGTGGCGCGGATCGCCGTCACCAACCGGGGCGGCCGCACCTGCGTCGTGGACCGCATCCCGACGATCACGTTCCGGGGCCTCGACGGCTCCGCCCAGCCCGTCCCGCCCGCCACGAGCGGCTCCTACGTGCTCTCGCCGGGCGAGCGGGGTTACGCCGCCGTGCGCACGGCGGAGCGCGGCACCCGCCAGGGACATGTCGTCCGCAGCCTGTCCGTGGCGGCTGATCCCGCGCACTACGGGGTCACCTTCGGCGCGGCGGCGGTGGGTATGGACCGCGGGATCCGGGTGTGGGAGCCGGTGACCACGCTGTGGCACACGTCGCGGGGCGCGGCGGACCGGGCGCTGGCCCGCGCGACGCACTGACCGTACGGAGGCGGGGACCCGGAGCCGTGAAACGGCCGTGGGTCCCCGCCCTGCGGACGCGCTACAGCGTCACCGTGCCCGTCCCCTCCCCCGTGGCTCCCGTCGTCTCCGCGACCACGCGGTAAGGGCGGTCCGTTCCCTCGGCGGTGACGGTCACACTTTCCCCGTCCCGCACGATCCGGAACGCGGCGGCGGTCGCTCCCGTCAGGTCCGGCACCGTGACGGACGTGACGTCGCCGGTGGATGCCGCGGAG
This genomic interval from Streptomyces sp. NBC_00464 contains the following:
- a CDS encoding GNAT family N-acetyltransferase, translated to MNTDPLMARARLLWESLAGVPVSFASAGGPTVVTAPASALAPPGWVGTVLLGDAAIVTAPTDDVAHAVRRALAGVPTPSFTDPGAVAGAWPVAEVLGPATLAYLSAGDFAPSRPGSVEVDRLPAGHGDLLRLLASVSEEDAGECGLDEITSPVFVVRHGDAVVAAAGYRDWPGDTAHLCVLTAPHVRGRGLARQVASAATAQALAAGRLPQWRARPAASRSVARALGFRELGSQLSARGAQSPTIS
- a CDS encoding cytochrome P450 produces the protein MSTETGPAVDAEPRGHRIAPGPKGLPFLGNMPQFGKNPLAFFERLRSHGDMVRWRFGPNSCLFIADPECIGELLTETERTFDQPALGIAFRTVMGNGIVVARGSDWRRKRSLVQPSVRPKQVRSYAATMAGSTVELADTWSGGERIDIKREMAALTQKIAVRTIFGVDTPADADSMGRAMDVAQAEIGKEFAGIGALLPDWVPTPGRARIKKAAAVIDAEVGRVVARHRDGGDERPDLLSRLLTAVDETGARLTDKEIRDETVTLYIGGHETTSSTLVWAWYLLSRNPGTRAALAEELDRVLGDREPGFDDYAQLPYAQAVVKETLRLYPTIWLVTGVAKEGARIGGLPIPEGTRVWSSQWATHRDERWFPEPEEFRPERWDAEAGDEIAEYAWFPFGGGPRVCLGTRFAMVEAVLILAVLARRFELDVDPGTVNPVPTLTLQPDREVMATVRARQG
- a CDS encoding aspartate:alanine exchanger family transporter — translated: MAQSGSASSSLREAHPVWQFFADNPWVAVFAVITVGSLLGMVRFGPVKLGAAGVLFVGLLVGALDKDIAPAVPAGVSALGLALYVYTVGLESGPAFFRELRSQLPVMAGAVVALALTAVVVGYVGHSGFGISGPFLAGGYAGIGTTTPGLAAAQEASADPAQPAVGYAIGYPLAVVITILFVSAIAARRRWVARRDPDSGLPPVLVTRTVQVDHETEWNEVPGVADHRVLASEYRPEGGDVQVARGLDRLRPGDLIVLVGGEDDVRVATERLGSTAPVHLLDNRRTVDYRRVLLTNPALAGHTIAELGLGERYGAAVSRVRRGDVDMLAHDDLVLQLDDRVRVVMPRERITEVSTYLGDTEAKVSEVSAVSLGLGLTLGFLIAIPSVTFGSTTLALGTGAGPLVMGMILGWRRRTGPLVWTLPTRANLTLRQIGLLLFLAVVGLTSGYSFRQNAFSLFGLKLVAVLVIGAVVSYTLMVLIAKALGQSRERTMGLLSGYVGNPAITAYANSRVSDSRVNNGYSTLFALAILVKIVCIQLIVGL
- a CDS encoding DUF4232 domain-containing protein, with product MRPSSALTAALTAAAALALTATGASATAGAATTGSSGRPAHCQEKALRISASPGKQHNVARIAVTNRGGRTCVVDRIPTITFRGLDGSAQPVPPATSGSYVLSPGERGYAAVRTAERGTRQGHVVRSLSVAADPAHYGVTFGAAAVGMDRGIRVWEPVTTLWHTSRGAADRALARATH
- a CDS encoding GDSL-type esterase/lipase family protein, whose product is MDTGPELITTPLSAGLVRGALDLERTERGLRPHRLPARARAQCADGQLAMAEAQPSGVRLVFRTGADIIELDALRTKTEYTGAPPRPDGVYDLVVDGRLAGQADASGGNVLMVDMTTGSVDVRPGPVGTVRFDGLGEDAKDVELWLPYNESTELVALRTDAPIEPAPDRGRRVWLHHGSSISHGSDAASPSTTWPALAASLGGVELINLGLGGSALLDPFTARAMRDTPADLISVKIGINLVNADVMRLRAFAPAVHGFLDTIREGHPDTPLLVVSPILCPIHEDTPGPSAPDFSGLAEGRLRFTAMGDPAERAAGKLTLNVIRDELSRLVTQRSADDPHLYYVDGRSLYGEKDLAELPLPDALHPDAATHRRMGKRFAGLAFTGDGPFAADSV
- a CDS encoding TetR/AcrR family transcriptional regulator is translated as MVRAGLTPDRLAQAGAELADEVGFEQVTVSALARRFDVKVASLYSHLKNSHDLRTRIALLALEELADRGAAALAGRAGKDALSAFANVYRDYAREHPGRYAAAQFKLDPEAAAASAGGRHARMTRAILRGYDLTEPDQTHAVRLLGSVFHGYVSLEMQGGFSHSAPDSQESWTRVVDALDALLRNWPAP